From the genome of Solidesulfovibrio sp., one region includes:
- a CDS encoding PspA/IM30 family protein: protein MGIFSRFRDIIHSNINAMLDKAEDPEKLIRLMIQEMEETLVELKADCARTMAQAAKSGRELAAVRERADRWGEKAELAVDKGREDLAREALLEKRALETRTDALAGEQAAIEGMVAAYREDIGRLEEKLASAKERQRTLLHRHLRATGKKRAREDMSRVDSTEALLRFDEFESRIERLEAEAELAGSASSIRRPAEGESLEARFDRLAADEDVERELARLKARRAGGE, encoded by the coding sequence ATGGGTATTTTCAGCCGCTTCAGGGACATCATCCATTCCAACATCAACGCCATGCTGGACAAGGCCGAGGACCCGGAAAAGCTCATCCGGCTCATGATCCAGGAGATGGAAGAGACCCTCGTCGAGCTCAAGGCCGACTGCGCCCGCACCATGGCGCAAGCGGCCAAGTCCGGCCGGGAACTGGCCGCCGTGCGCGAACGGGCCGACCGCTGGGGCGAAAAGGCCGAACTGGCCGTGGACAAGGGCCGCGAGGACCTGGCCCGCGAGGCGCTGCTGGAAAAGCGCGCCCTGGAAACCCGGACCGATGCCCTGGCCGGTGAACAGGCCGCCATCGAGGGCATGGTCGCCGCCTACCGCGAGGACATCGGCCGGCTGGAGGAAAAGCTGGCCTCGGCCAAGGAACGCCAGCGCACCCTGCTCCACCGCCACCTGCGGGCGACCGGGAAAAAGCGCGCCCGCGAGGACATGAGCCGCGTGGATTCCACCGAGGCCCTGCTGCGTTTCGACGAATTCGAAAGCCGCATCGAGCGCCTGGAGGCCGAGGCGGAACTGGCCGGATCGGCCTCTTCCATCCGCCGCCCGGCCGAGGGCGAATCCCTGGAAGCCCGCTTCGACCGCCTGGCCGCCGACGAGGACGTGGAACGCGAACTGGCCCGCCTCAAGGCCCGCCGCGCCGGGGGGGAGTAA